The genomic segment GCAGGCAGGTCGCCGGACGGCACGCCCAGGAGTTTCTGCAGCCAGTCGGCGTTGCGGGCGGCGCCCTGTTCCTCCAGGGCGGTCAGCAGCGCCAGACCCAGCGGCAGCAGGTCGCCGGCGGGGCCGGTGCGGTGCAGGTGGACGCCGGCGCAGCGTTGCCCGGCGTGTTTGCTGGTGGTGGGTGTGAAGTGGGCGGGGCGGGCGGTGACGCCCAGGTTCAGGGCGTTCAGGCGCGCGGCGAGTGCCTGGGCGTCCAGGCCGGGCGCGCCGAACAGCCGGAACGGGAGGGCGGTGCCGCGTCCCTCGCTGGCGTCGAGCGCTTCCACGAGCGCCCCGGCGGGGTACAGGGCGGTCGCGTCGAGGTCCGGCAGGTTCGGGCTGGGCGGCACCCAGGGCCGCTGCGGGTGCCATCCGTCCGGGGCGTCGGTGGGGATGACCTGCACGGGGACGTCCTCGGCGGCGGCGAGGACGCGGGTGACCTCGCCGATGGTCAGGCCGTGGCGCAGCGGCAGCTGGGCGCTGATGCCCACGTACGATTCGAAGGCCGGGTCGAGCAGCGGCCCCTCGACCGTGAAGCCCAGCGGGTTGGGCCGGTCGAGGATCACGATCCGCAGCGGGCGGAGGCGCGCGGCGCGCAGGACGTCGCGGACGGTGCTGACGTAGGTGTAGAAGCGCACGCCGACGTCCTGCAGGTCCACGATCAGGGTGTCGAGGCCCGCGAGGCGGCGGGCGGTCTCCCCGGCGCTCAGGTGGTACAGGACGGTGGTGGGCAGGCCGCTCGCGGCGTCCCGTTCGAGTTCCGGGGCCTCGCCGGGAGCGCCGCTGCCGTCCACGCCGTGTTCGGGTCCGAACAGGCGTTCGGGGATCAGTCCGGCGCGGGCGAGGGCCACGGCGGCCGGCGTGAGGTCACCGGTGACGCCGCTGGGGTTGGTGAGCAGCCCGGTGCGGCCCCACCCGGCGGCCTGCCCGGGCCGGGCGAGCAGGTGCTCCAGCCCGACGCGCGGGCCGTCCGCAGGGGGGGTCGTGTGTGCGGCGCTCACCGTTCGAAGACGGAGTAGTTGCTGCTGATGACCGCGCCGCCCCTGACGTAGTAGTTCCCGATGCGGGCGTGGAACGCCGCGACCGAGTCGGGCTTGGCGATCAGGATGACCGGCAGGTTCTTCGCGAACAGAAGTTGCCACTCGTTGTAGAGCTTGCGGCGCTGCGCCTGGTTCCCGAGCGCCTCGGCCTGCGCGAAGAGGTCGTAGGTGCGCCGCTCGCTGGGGGTCATGGCGGCGAGGTCGGGCACGCCGCCCTCCTGGGCGGGTTGCAGGCTGCGGCGCCAGTAGTGCAGCGCCCCGCCGGGCTGCCAGATGTCCTTGCGCAGCTGCGGGTCCGGCTGGTCCCCGAAGGTGGACAGCACCGATTCGAAGTTGCCGCTCAGGGCGGTGGACAGGACGGTGCTGCCCGTGACGCCCTG from the Deinococcus depolymerans genome contains:
- a CDS encoding DUF1343 domain-containing protein, with protein sequence MSAAHTTPPADGPRVGLEHLLARPGQAAGWGRTGLLTNPSGVTGDLTPAAVALARAGLIPERLFGPEHGVDGSGAPGEAPELERDAASGLPTTVLYHLSAGETARRLAGLDTLIVDLQDVGVRFYTYVSTVRDVLRAARLRPLRIVILDRPNPLGFTVEGPLLDPAFESYVGISAQLPLRHGLTIGEVTRVLAAAEDVPVQVIPTDAPDGWHPQRPWVPPSPNLPDLDATALYPAGALVEALDASEGRGTALPFRLFGAPGLDAQALAARLNALNLGVTARPAHFTPTTSKHAGQRCAGVHLHRTGPAGDLLPLGLALLTALEEQGAARNADWLQKLLGVPSGDLPATPGAALHAAAAWQDAARAHARTLRPHHLYAR